In a single window of the Colius striatus isolate bColStr4 chromosome 21, bColStr4.1.hap1, whole genome shotgun sequence genome:
- the LACTBL1 gene encoding putative beta-lactamase-like 1, producing MDGLQLRQAPSTRGLLKLTVMEVKWIHVLVIFLFLLSVAMTGCFLWQYSLPKVESSPSVLEVRREGVQMCPRYPEPVPLDHPIPILKDALEKVDLMLRQKIHSSGLPAMSAIVIYNDTVLWTGNFGKKNGSDPSSVVPNEYTIYRIASVSKIFPTIMLYKMWEEGKVTSLDDPLERYAQNFVIKNPLGRLKESEQRYTGDGMVFLEKGSMPLKPSPVTLRRMASQLSGLPRRLRSTSLLWKGNTHDALALLKDDVLVADPGTRCHYSNLAFSLMAHVLAEHAAEGQYQRWVSENILDRLGLEDTGFDITPPIRSQMAVGFYGSHQPAPLYDLGWYRPSGQMYSTAADLAKLAMVFLGTYHRRLLEPDTVKTMLTPLFKCSTEYFANKTGTPWEINEQSGYDVIRKDGDLDGYSATFSLIPKLRLSFIVLMAGPRPQGGDIVTQTYEHLIPAMETAFREAEKSLIPPPSPHPYVGYYTYSNLTFYEIKVGPGGVLVMQQFGPHVEELIPERYRTIKLHHLEDRVFQVVFDKEFPCVLHLGSASISLETQNGQLFNFYPLDRKGLSPGFDAPGLNTYNVVRVLRKPVFYT from the exons ATGGATGGATTACAGCTGAGG CAAGCACCCAGCACTCGGGGCCTCCTCAAGCTCACTGTTATGGAGGTGAAGTGGATTCATGTGTTGGTCATCTTCCTCTTCCTATTGTCTGTTGCAATGACAGGCTGCTTTCTGTGGCAGTACAGCCTCCCCAAGGTGGAATCCA GCCCATCTGTGCTGGAAGTGAGAAGAGAAGGTGTGCAGATGTGCCCCCGCTATCCCGAACCGGTACCACTGGACCACCCAATCCCCATTCTGAAGGATGCTTTGGAGAAG GTAGATCTGATGCTACGCCAGAAGATtcacagctctgggctccctgCCATGTCTGCCATTGTTATCTACAATGACACTGTGCTATGGACAGGCAACTTTGGCAAGAAGAATGGTTCAGACCCCTCCTCAGTGGTGCCCAATGAGTACACTATTTACAG AATTGCCAGTGTCTCCAAGATCTTTCCCACCATCATGCTGTACAAGAtgtgggaggaaggaaaagtcACGTCTCTCGATGACCCATTGGAACGTTATGCTCAGAACTTTGTTATTAAGAACCCTCTGGGAAGGCTGAAGGAATCAGAACAGAGATACACAGGAGATGGGATGGTTTTTTTGGAGAAAGGCTCGATGCCACTCAAGCCATCACCCGTTACCCTGCGCAGAATGGCCAGCCAGCTCTCAG GTCTGCCCAGGAGGCTGAGATCTACCAGCCTTCTGTGGAAAGGCAATACACATGATGCTCTCGCTCTCCTGAAGGATGATGTCTTGGTTGCTGATCCAGGAACCAG ATGCCACTACAGCAATTTGGCCTTCTCATTGATGGCCCATGTGCTAGCTGAGCATGCAGCTGAAGGGCAGTACCAGCGCTGGGTCTCAGAGAACATCCTGGACCGTCTGGGCTTGGAGGACACCGGCTTTGACATCACCCCACCCATCCGCTCCCAGATGGCCGTGGGCTTCTATGGCAGCCACCAACCAGCCCCTCTCTACGACCTGGGCTGGTACAGACCTTCTGGCCAGATGTATTCCACAGCTGCTGACCTTGCAAAGCTAGCAATGGTTTTCTTAGGCACCTACCACCGGCGTCTCCTAGAGCCTGACACAGTGAAGACAATGCTGACTCCCTTGTTTAAGTGCTCCACTGAGTATTTTGCTAACAAGACTGGCACACCTTGGGAGATAAATGAGCAGTCAGGGTATGATGTCATTAGGAAGGATGGAGACCTCGATGGTTACTCAGCCACCTTCTCTCTCATCCCCAAGCTTCGCCTCAGCTTCATTGTGCTGATGGCAGGGCCCAGGCCTCAAGGTGGAGATATCGTGACTCAGACTTATGAGCATCTTATTCCTGCCATGGAAACAGCATTCAGAGAGGCAGAGAAAAGTCTGATTCCTCCTCCAAGTCCACACCCTTATGTTGGCTACTATACCTATTCCAACCTGACTTTCTATGAGATCAAAGTTGGGCCTGGTGGGGTGCTGGTCATGCAGCAGTTTGGGCCTCACGTGGAAGAGCTGATTCCTGAAAGGTACCGGACAATCAAGCTCCACCACCTGGAAGATCGTGTCTTCCAAGTGGTTTTTGACAAAGAGTTCCCATGTGTTCTACACCTGGGCTCTGCCTCCATCTCACTGGAGACCCAAAATGGGCAGCTCTTTAACTTCTATCCGTTGGACCGCAAGGGTTTGTCTCCTGGCTTCGATGCCCCGGGGCTCAACACCTACAACGTGGTGCGTGTGCTTAGGAAACCTGTCTTCTACACCTAA